Proteins encoded within one genomic window of Rhododendron vialii isolate Sample 1 chromosome 1a, ASM3025357v1:
- the LOC131319826 gene encoding probable glucan endo-1,3-beta-glucosidase A6 codes for MGSLPLLLLLSLSLLISLSSAKLSQKLGVCYGQLGNNLPPPSTSLHLLKTLKASRVKLYDANPQILNALKSTDLQVSIMVPNELLANISANQTLADQWVRTNVSPFYPQVKIQYLLIGNEILSSTDNITHLSLVPAMRRIRFSLKSLGFKKIKVGTPLAMDVLESSFPPSNGTFRSEFSGPVVEPLLRFLNRTKSFFFLDVYTFFPWASDPDNIKLGYALLKAKNVTYTDPGTGLTYHNLLDQMLDAVIFAMKRLGYPDLRLFIAETGWPNGGDIDQIGANTYNAATYNRNVVKKLTAKPPVGTPARPCKVIPAFFFALYNENQKSGPGTERHFGLLYPNGSNVYPIDLSGKTRVREYEPLPIPSNNELYKGKIWCVVAKGANLTELGSALAYACGQGNGTCDPIQPGGKCFKPDSLVWHASYAFSSYWAQFRKVGGTCFFNGLAVQTTKDPSYGSCKFPSITLTSAGK; via the exons atgggCTCACTCCCTCTGCTACTGttgctctccctctccctcctaatttctctctcca GTGCAAAACTCTCACAGAAGCTCGGCGTCTGCTACGGCCAGCTGGGAAACAACCTCCCTCCGCCGTCAACCTCCCTCCACCTCCTCAAAACCCTCAAGGCCAGCCGCGTTAAACTCTACGACGCCAACCCGCAAATCCTCAACGCCCTCAAAAGCACTGATCTCCAAGTCTCCATCATGGTCCCGAACGAACTCCTTGCGAACATCTCCGCAAACCAAACCCTAGCCGACCAGTGGGTCCGCACCAACGTCTCCCCGTTTTACCCCCAGGTCAAAATCCAGTACCTGCTCATCGGAAACGAAATCCTGAGCTCGACCGACAACATTACCCACCTCAGTTTGGTCCCCGCGATGCGCCGGATCCGATTCTCCTTGAAATCTCTGGGCTTCAAGAAAATCAAAGTGGGCACCCCTCTGGCCATGGACGTGCTCGAGTCCTCGTTCCCGCCTTCGAACGGGACGTTCCGGTCCGAGTTTTCGGGTCCGGTTGTGGAACCCCTGTTGCGGTTTTTGAACCGGACGAAATCGTTCTTTTTCCTGGACGTGTACACGTTTTTCCCGTGGGCGTCCGACCCGGATAATATCAAGCTCGGGTACGCCCTTTTGAAGGCGAAGAATGTGACGTACACGGATCCGGGCACGGGTTTAACCTACCACAATCTGCTCGACCAAATGCTCGACGCGGTTATTTTCGCTATGAAAAGACTCGGGTATCCGGATCTCCGGTTATTCATCGCCGAAACGGGTTGGCCAAACGGCGGAGATATTGACCAGATTGGAGCCAATACTTACAATGCTGCCACTTACAATCGTAACGTGGTGAAGAAACTAACGGCTAAGCCGCCGGTCGGGACACCTGCCCGACCGTGTAAGGTTATACCGGCTTTCTTTTTTGCACTGTACAATGAGAACCAAAAGAGTGGACCGGGTACCGAGCGTCATTTCGGGCTATTGTACCCGAACGGGTCGAATGTCTACCCGATCGATTTGTCGGGCAAGACGCGGGTTCGGGAGTACGAGCCGCTGCCGATACCGTCGAATAATGAACTGTACAAGGGGAAGATATGGTGTGTGGTGGCCAAAGGTGCGAATCTGACGGAGTTGGGCTCGGCATTGGCTTATGCTTGCGGGCAGGGGAATGGAACCTGTGACCCGATCCAACCCGGTGGGAAGTGTTTTAAACCGGATTCATTGGTTTGGCATGCTAGTTATGCGTTTAGCTCGTATTGGGCCCAGTTTAGGAAGGTTGGTGGGACTTGTTTCTTCAATGGCCTTGCAGTCCAGACTACCAAAGACCCAA GTTATGGGTCTTGCAAATTCCCAAGCATCACACTTACAAGTGCTGGGAAGTAG
- the LOC131319838 gene encoding UV-B-induced protein At3g17800, chloroplastic isoform X1: MDYRPSNANPFLVNNYAVKSSALGLHRLVFSDSQKPRQVPSSVYFSGHRRPLVAVARAGASSNCEFSSLNTPLEPKSAPGKYLSGLLLSDDAEEFQDAVCKQLEQLAADRDDAIRRADLSSRSDEACLHRRIAELREQECQIVVEDIMYILVLYKFHEIKVHLVPRLSKCIYNHRLELWPSNDWELESIHSFEVLELIREHLTGVIGWKADSNVADNWATTEIPRLQLCRVYAASILYGYFLKSASLRHHLELNLGLTCQNPLLVPELLSCGMKNIAFSRIGRAQSTSLGPESCIRVKKRENLKCYVMGFDPETLEMCAKPKTREAVSLVEKHSCALFGDENTGLIETNDVIVTSLSSLKRMVLEAVAFGSFLWDTEEYVDAVYKLKED, translated from the exons ATGGACTATCGCCCCTCCAACGCCAATCCGTTCTTGGTGAATAACTACGCTGTGAAGTCATCTGCTTTAGGGCTTCACAGACTGGTGTTCTCCGACAGTCAGAAACCTCGTCAAGTTCCTTCCTCCGTCTACTTCTCCGGTCACCGGCGGCCGTTGGTTGCGGTGGCAAGGGCGGGGGCGAGTAGCAACTGCGAGTTCAGCAGCTTGAACACGCCGCTCGAGCCGAAGTCGGCTCCGGGGAAGTACCTGAGCGGTTTATTGCTGAGTGATGATGCAGAGGAGTTTCAGGATGCTGTTTGCAAGCAGTTGGAGCAGTTAGCCGCTGATCGAGATGACGCGATTAGGCGCGCGGATTTAAGCTCGAGGTCTGATGAAGCGTGCCTCCACAG GAGGATTGCGGAACTTAGGGAGCAAGAGTGCCAGATTGTGGTTGAAGATATCATGTACATTTTAGTACTATACAAATTTCACGAGATCAAAGTCCATTTGGTTCCAAGGCTCTCTAAATGCATCTACAATCACAGACTAGAGTTATGGCCTTCTAATGACTGGGAGCTCGAGTCTATTCACAGCTTTGAAGTCTTGGAGTTGATAAGGGAGCATCTGACAGGTGTCATCGGCTGGAAAGCAGACTCTAACGTCGCAGACAATTGGGCCACAACTGAGATTCCACGTCTCCAACTGTGCCGAGTCTATGCTGCTTCCATTTTATATGGCTATTTCCTGAAGTCTGCCTCCTTGAGGCACCACCTTGAACTGAACCTTGGATTAACCTGTCAAAACCCGCTTCTAGTTCCAGAACTGTTGTCCTGCGGGATGAAGAATATTGCCTTTAGTCGCATTGGCAGAGCGCAATCTACATCACTAGGTCCAGAGTCATGTATTCGAGTAAAGAAACGAGAGAATTTAAAGTGTTACGTTATGGGATTTGACCCTGAGACATTGGAGATGTGTGCAAAACCTAAAACCAGGGAGGCTGTGAGCCTCGTTGAGAAGCATAGTTGTGCGCTGTTTGGGGATGAAAATACTGGTTTGATCGAGACCAATGACGTGATTGTGACTTCGTTGTCGAGCCTTAAGAGGATGGTTTTAGAGGCCGTGGCTTTCGGTTCTTTCCTTTGGGACACAGAAGAGTACGTGGACGCTGTTTATAAGCTTAAGGAGGATTAG
- the LOC131319838 gene encoding UV-B-induced protein At3g17800, chloroplastic isoform X2, whose amino-acid sequence MKRASTGGKWSSAIKGIGRGKLRVAFKRGEANWGVGKLPNLSLKETQNNFYLHGWRRIAELREQECQIVVEDIMYILVLYKFHEIKVHLVPRLSKCIYNHRLELWPSNDWELESIHSFEVLELIREHLTGVIGWKADSNVADNWATTEIPRLQLCRVYAASILYGYFLKSASLRHHLELNLGLTCQNPLLVPELLSCGMKNIAFSRIGRAQSTSLGPESCIRVKKRENLKCYVMGFDPETLEMCAKPKTREAVSLVEKHSCALFGDENTGLIETNDVIVTSLSSLKRMVLEAVAFGSFLWDTEEYVDAVYKLKED is encoded by the exons ATGAAGCGTGCCTCCACAG GAGGAAAATGGAGCTCTGCCATCAAAGGGATTGGAAGGGGGAAGCTGAGGGTTGCCTTCAAGAGAGGAGAGGCCAATTGGGGAGTTGGGAAGCTTCCCAATCTGAGCCTAAAGGAAACACAAAACAACTTCTATCTGCATGGCTGGAG GAGGATTGCGGAACTTAGGGAGCAAGAGTGCCAGATTGTGGTTGAAGATATCATGTACATTTTAGTACTATACAAATTTCACGAGATCAAAGTCCATTTGGTTCCAAGGCTCTCTAAATGCATCTACAATCACAGACTAGAGTTATGGCCTTCTAATGACTGGGAGCTCGAGTCTATTCACAGCTTTGAAGTCTTGGAGTTGATAAGGGAGCATCTGACAGGTGTCATCGGCTGGAAAGCAGACTCTAACGTCGCAGACAATTGGGCCACAACTGAGATTCCACGTCTCCAACTGTGCCGAGTCTATGCTGCTTCCATTTTATATGGCTATTTCCTGAAGTCTGCCTCCTTGAGGCACCACCTTGAACTGAACCTTGGATTAACCTGTCAAAACCCGCTTCTAGTTCCAGAACTGTTGTCCTGCGGGATGAAGAATATTGCCTTTAGTCGCATTGGCAGAGCGCAATCTACATCACTAGGTCCAGAGTCATGTATTCGAGTAAAGAAACGAGAGAATTTAAAGTGTTACGTTATGGGATTTGACCCTGAGACATTGGAGATGTGTGCAAAACCTAAAACCAGGGAGGCTGTGAGCCTCGTTGAGAAGCATAGTTGTGCGCTGTTTGGGGATGAAAATACTGGTTTGATCGAGACCAATGACGTGATTGTGACTTCGTTGTCGAGCCTTAAGAGGATGGTTTTAGAGGCCGTGGCTTTCGGTTCTTTCCTTTGGGACACAGAAGAGTACGTGGACGCTGTTTATAAGCTTAAGGAGGATTAG